The Erigeron canadensis isolate Cc75 chromosome 1, C_canadensis_v1, whole genome shotgun sequence genome segment ACCTGACCATTTTTGCAACATCTAGTGGAAACCTTTACGTTTATGAATCACCAAAAACCATAAAAACTTTTCAGTTGATGAAATAATTACCCAGGAATCTAAAACTGGAGGCATCCCTTTATCTactgtaattttctcaaaagcCTTGTTAATATAGTCAGTAAGAGATCCATTCTGAATATCAATCTCTGAGAATATGGATATCATCTCTGGTTCAAAACTTGGGCTGTGAATGAATTCTAGTAGGTCTTCCCCATCTATGCGTAGAATAACGATAGGATCCCTCTTTAATCCAGCAGCCATCCCTATTAGAAAATCTGAAAGAACTTTCTTAAATTCGGTCTTGCTCACTTTGCGGTCTTTACCATGGGTAAATTCACTAAGAACCTGTATAACAAGTTTTGAATGTCAAAATGCAGAACTGATACATATGAAAAGCTAAAGTTTTTAACTTTGCTTACTATAGTTGTAATGCATAAACACAGAAGGCTTTTAAACCCATGCACGAGACGGTCTTTCATTACCTAAAATTAGGTTCACCCTAGGATAAAAGCAAAGGGACCGATTTAAAATGGTTCAACTGCCTACCAGCCACTTTTAATGACACTTTTAGACCTCTTTTCAAACACTACAATATTTAACTTGTGTATTGtcacacttcttctttaatagcCAAATGAATTCGAGTTGGAAACTATAGTATATATGGGAAGTTGATTTATCCGAATGATATGACTACCGGTGGCTGGGGTTGTTGAGAGTTAAGACTAATGATTTTACAATAAGTAAGTAGGCGTCAAGTGAAGATTATATAATGATCCCGACATTTCCACTTGTTATACCAAGTCTTCCATATTCATATGTTTGGCATTAACACAAGAAGATCAAACATCCACATATCAACTTGTTGAAATCCAGATAATTAAATTGTCATACATCAAAGAATTAGTATTTTTGTTGCTTTTTTTCTTGTAATCCACTGTATTGTCCAATGTTAAACTTGGATCTTATTAGTAATAACATAAACTTGCTTGTTTTTTGCCATTTTAAAACTCATTATATCACATCGGGTAGGCCCGAAACATTCCTCATCTGTCTTGGAGCACCTAACTTTTAGGCATGCTTTATCGATCCAATCATTCTAATGCGCTTTACCATTAGCAAATCTATAATAAACTTATTCCTCACACACGCCATCAACTTTTTTTACACTACAAGCCATGTCCACAAAAGACAAattcgtaatatatatatatattaaattactaTGTTTAGACCCGTATCGACATACATACAGATTATTTATAAGATTTTCATGATCATTTTTGACATACTGAAAATATCCATTATAtctcttttttaatttcaatatttgattttggttttaacAAATGTCATGATCAAGTTATTGAAAAAACTATTAGACTAATATATTTAAAGCATATAGTACCAATTTTCTTGAACAAATTCATTGATTATTTAAAGCTTTTTATTAGGGACAACATACAACCTCAATCTCTGTGCTTtgaatatgtataaatatatgtattgtcAACAAAATGATGTCAGAACAAGATAATTTAAGTTAAATCCCACTCACTATATTCTAAAGTTACTAAAAAGCACTTCAAGGAGATATATTTAACTCTAGTATATTCAGAAACCAAGTAGAATCATCTAGAGTCTAGACAATATCGCCACTGAAGTCAAACACATGATATCAACCAGATAAAAGTAATAACTGGTCACAAATATAATCCACGTTCACATGCATTTATCTACACTAGTCAATACAtagtttgactatttgactttaATAGTGTTGGGAAAAAAAACTatgtttatgaatatattattcaaatcattttattctacATGTTATATGCAACGAATTACATGTGTATTAAacaagattgttgaatcattaTGAATGTGAAATTGGGGGTTTGTATGCAAGTttcctccattacttttgggtTTACAAGTTTGACACAattttagaaatataaatacatataccaGCAAAAATGTTCCAACCATATACTAGTTTGACACATTTTTTGATTGGAAAATAATGATCTATATGCATAGTATCGATTTTgagattttataacaaaaatgtaCACATATACAAGCAAGGTTGGATAAGGGTTCTACCCTCATGTCTTCAAGGCTGGaagtcttttttttattttacataaaaccTGTCTCTTTACACTGTTGTAGTATTGAAAGCCAAAACACATAGAAGGCGGTATTGTGTGCTTACTTTTTTACTTCTATAATTATTACACCGGCCAAGTCATAAGTTTATTTATAGTTTGGGACCTTTTGTGTTACTTGCTTAGAATTTGAGATAATTCAAACAGAAAATGGACGCTCAAAaatattttactatatgttaAAATAAGACAATTATTCTTTTCCAAATAATAATTACTAGACCATACTATTTCGGTAACATAAATCATGCATGTTTGGATTCTTTAACAGCTCACAACTCATGATGTGACCATTTATTTACTAGTATCATTTTTTACTTATGTTCCTAGCTATAGCTTAAAGAAAGTTAATTTCACTATTCCGATTTTGTTCTAAAGAACAAAAATGgcataaacaaattaaaacaagaCAGATAGTTTTATGCAAAAATATACGGAGTAAATaacattttaataataataaaatccataccaaaaagaaaaaaagcaaaaaaataaactaactatatacatatgtatCCTACCATGCATCTAGCTACCACACACGAAAATGAAGATAAGTATTTTAAGATATTGTATCATCAATAGCATTATTGCCATTACATATTAGTAGGACaatctttttattataatacAGGAAGCGGCTATCTACACACATCAACTGTTCCCAGAAAACACATCCGAAACGCtccgttttatgtaaaatgccGCGTTTGGCAGATGTGTAGATAGTAAAAGTTATAAGGAGACTTACACATGGTCTGATACACATGTCAATCATTCCCCCATTTTAGGTACCGTTTAACCTAATACGTAACTTTTATGTAAAACAGTACCTAAAATGGGAGAATGACGTGTCAGACCACGTGTAATTCTCCTTACTATCTACACACCAGCCAAACGCGGCGTATTATATAAAACAGGGCGATAAACGCggcgttttacataaaacggtGCGTTTCAGATGTGTTTATGAACCGTTGACGGTGTATCTATAGTCACTCATACAGGAAGCAGAGTTATGAactcaaaacaaacaaaaatcttaaatatacaatcaatttcaaaatttcagTTTGAGGAATGAGATCGAATAAATAAGATATCATGTCTAATATATTCAACTAAAGAGACCCGCTACCATTCGGGCTATAGATATCATGTCTAATATGTTCAGCTAAAGAGACTAAATAATGCCCGGCTACCAACCGGGCCAGGAAGCCGAATGGCGAAAGAATAGTACATATAACCGCttgtatcatatttttttatgtacCATATGTCTATGTATGCATATACTATAAGGTAACTAGACAATAACCAAAGGGCATGAAATGagagataaatatatatagtaataaaataatgaagaaGTAGGGGGGTACCTCAGCGTAAATATGATCAGAATCAGGGGAAGAGCCTTGAGGAGGCAAACCAAGGGCAGCACCGATATCAGCAACAGCAGGTTGTAACTCTTTAACGGAAAGCTGACCGTCACAATCAATATCCAGATCATGAAACTTATCGTCTATGAAGTTACTAAATACCTTTTCATTCTCAACCAACTCCATTATATCTGAACCGTCCATCACCTCTCCACCAACACAACTACTACTTTTTGTCACATGATGATCATAATCACTTTTTCCACCTGATCCTTCTTCCATTGatttccttttctttatttAGTCAAAAAGTACCAAAAGGGTAGTGAGAATCTTGTGAGGGAGAGAGAATTATGATGGaactatgtgtgtgtgtgtgagttaATTAGGAAGTGTTCTATAAGAGTTATGAGAGCTATGAATTTTGGTGGCTATAAATGCAACGGGGAGGGGTTTTCCTTGTCATACAGAAGTGTTATATTCACCGACTCTTTCTTATGGTTGAAATAAAGGttaaatttttcaaatgatgttaagtaattaaataaataaaaaaagtgacAATCGTATCATGTATTTGATATATAGTCAcggtattacaataaatattgtatttaatggtagattaattaaaaaggttttaagtaaaataaaacaagtcttaaagtaaaacaaataaaaaaaataggtttCTCTTCGCTCAAGATCACcgtgtatcatgaaaatcatcgtgaaTTAATTGCtctgtgaatcttcgtgcatcaatttaaccatgatctaaaggtcaaaatCATGtcttatatgttttactttaatacttgttttacaatacccaacacttaatttaaaaaaatgatactgATATTATTTCTAGACTTATATAGTTGATATTGATATCATTTCTAGACTTATAGAGTCTCTTTATAAAAGGGTAATTATTACTCAAAACAATTTCTCAtctataaaaatacataattaagatgtacatatatattcatgtaGGGAAATGATATGATATTGTTACAATAAAAATTAGACATCTACAACTATTACTACATCGTTTAGTTGTAGTCTGTGCAGTATAACTTATACATTTGTTATTGGTGGATAAATTATGTTGTATAAATAACACTTCTCATTCATgtatgataaaaatattttatgtaaGGATCATTACTATTTAAATAATGACATCAAAATACAACTATTGTATTCGAATGATTATGTTTTATAATGAACAATTGGATGCTCATTGtatataatgtattttaaaTTTCGGAAATTTAGATGTAACTAAGTAATTAAAGTGGCAACAATAGAGTGTCGAGTGGAAGTTTCACTAGCGGTCAGTGTGGTGCCGCAGGTGATCACCGTCGCCGAGGATAAAAAGTGCGGTGTGGCATGGGGGGAGTTGAGGGGTAAAACCTACTCGGGTTTGAAGTTTGAGTAGTAACGTAACTGTTGGCCTTTTAACGAAtatggtttttttcttttctttcgaaccctcttttaatatttaaacacATACATATAGACATACACAAAGACACTCAAAACATCATACAATTTCAAAGTTAATTATCAAAAGTGaatcaaagataaaaacaaacaaatgttGAGAATCTACACGAACGggaaagataaataaaaacataaagttTGGTGATCACCGCCTTTTTTTATCCGGGGCGACGGTGATCATTTTAATTTGGCGGTGACATATAAAAGAACgaaaaaaacaaagtttggtGGTGAAATATAAACGATGGAATGTTCTCGAACAAACTATAAGAAGTCTCAAAGTAAGAAAATGTCAACATGTATAGTTGGGAGTACATCAAAACCATGCAtctcgaaaaaaaaaaacagtcgCTCGACTTTCGTTGATTTGAAGTTTTTCTTGTGTCTTGCTTTTATAATTGACATGAGTTTTTTCAATCCTTTTGTGGTTCTCACATTTAATGTCCCGGCCGAGATGAGTTTATAACATTGTTGTTTTGTTTCAAATCCGGATTGTAATCGTACATCGTTGTAACTAGTATCTTgctaagttgtttaatttataaatatatactcatatattctattaaaaaaaatactactcTCTCCGTCCTACTAATTTTGTCTACTTTGagattttcaaagtcaaacctTATGAGCTTTGACCATTAATATTTCAACTTGTGTTATgtaatagttgatgaaaattataccaatgaaacacacatctaaaacacaatcatttcatataactttcattaaatattatataacacaaataaaaatatttatggtcaaaatcCGTaatgtttgactttgaaaatttagaagTGGACaagtgggacggagggagtaaatatataataataaaaataaaaaaactgaaACTTTAAATTAATATCACACCATAAGTGTGTGCATGTACAAAAATAATTCAAGTGTTTAGTATAGATAAATCTACAAAAACTACTGAAAAGTATACAAGGTTAAAGACTTCTCAAACATGTACGTGTAACTTGTATTTTTTCTCACTATGTTGGTAAGTAGATAAATCTATACAactatgaaaataaataaataaataaatttacatgCACACTATATAGCCTATAGGCGTAGAGAGACAAATGTTCCATCAAATGTATATGTAGCGCTTTTACACATAAATTTTTTGTTCCTAACTCATTACAGCAGAACACACCTTAGACGCAACTTACATATTGCGAGGACTTAAATGATTAAATGTGTTCAATACATAACACCCGCCAACGGAACAATTgctactcgtattatttattGGAAGAACACGTCTTTATAAaagatctaaaaaaaaaaaaatcaaaaatatgattttagTTAAAGCGACTCGTCCTAGAATAGACGAAAGCGATCATGAAAAGTTCAACCGTACCTTATCCTTATCTAGCTGAGTAGCTGTCGTATAAATCGGATATATTGTTCAAATTTTAGAGAATCTGACTTagggtaaaaaaaatttatgcggtttaaaattttcaaccactttattaatttaatatccACCCGTACAATGACTCAAAAAGATAATTTTTACTTAAACAACTTGAATTGACATGTTATATTATCCATTGATTCATGTACAAAACGTGAATATTATCCACGATATTATATCAAAGTTAATTCCAACATAATTTTGAGGTTGATATCAAACTACTGCATAATTGTTAGATATGGATTGAACAATAATCGCTTTAAAAATAGACAAATGACGTTACATCTATATGTGACATATATACAtgaagactttttttttaattagtttcgATAAGGCTTGTTCTAACTTTATATCTCCCCGTTTTAAAGTAAATATCTTAATCAAAACACAATGTTTTAAAAggtggttaattaattaaaagatgataATATACATGCGTTGCATGTTAAAACAATTAGTTATAATTCATATTATGTAGTCattggaaaaaaaatgtatcCATGAAATTTGAAGGATGACATAACAATATATTGTATCATCAATAACGATGGATACATATGTATAATTACGTATTAAAATAGtaatgattttatataaaatgtaattattaatagataaacataaatagaACTAATTTAAATGCATAAAGCTTAAACAAattggttattattattttattatcattattttttatgtatccAATAGTAACCATTAGAATTAATTTAAACTATCAGATATTTAGCATGTGTAAATGCAATGTTTTGTTAGACCACCATGTATTTAACAACTTAGAGGGATATGGTAAAACCAGTGTTTTCACGACCAGACCGGCCGGTTGGATCAGTTGGGTCGTGCCCTGGGAGCATCAACGGCCTGGTTAGGCTATTGGGCCGAATATGCAAAGGACCGGGAGGCCAGGCCGGGAACTAGCGATTGAACCAGTAACCGGTAGATGGAAATTGGAAACGGCGAGATTTTGAAAGGCCATGGGATTGATGGGTGGAAAAAAGTGATATTACGAAAGATGATGAGGTGAACCAGAAAATTGAGGCGGCAGTGTTACGAGAGATAATGAACGGAATAAGGTGGTCGGAGGTTTAGTAAATCGAGGTAGATGATGTCGGAGGTGGATGGTCTGAGCTATTAAGGCCCCTCCTTATAAGGAACGACGTCTAACCCacgtctaacactattcatcagtttctctctcttctagACACACCAAGACACACCCTTCCTTATAACTCCCACTtctaacccacttctaacactattcatccattattatatt includes the following:
- the LOC122604380 gene encoding uncharacterized protein LOC122604380 → MEEGSGGKSDYDHHVTKSSSCVGGEVMDGSDIMELVENEKVFSNFIDDKFHDLDIDCDGQLSVKELQPAVADIGAALGLPPQGSSPDSDHIYAEVLSEFTHGKDRKVSKTEFKKVLSDFLIGMAAGLKRDPIVILRIDGEDLLEFIHSPSFEPEMISIFSEIDIQNGSLTDYINKAFEKITVDKGMPPVLDSWVTSNIITPALQLCGVTQEQPVSQETFLVEFRKVAEIVAQRLKEQPVIVAHSENTFDGSGIRRLLSNKFELEKILDTAVKSMPKDHNGRISKDCLRLGLDLVASSAALPPFGAVYQMDQVISESCKMFNMDDGKLVKEDEFKKMLMELLGSIMLQLEGNPISVSTNSVVHEPLASASTLLQPSSM